A genomic segment from Luteolibacter ambystomatis encodes:
- a CDS encoding helix-turn-helix transcriptional regulator, which yields MAREEWLDLENTPQRTIHDFRRRFGGSVVALGHYRYDRAMPPVPMQRSDSRLVIALLLSGMQHYRVDGGEHVLRGGQGLRLLPGVRYGSGMLPEERGEMVWLTLEKPHAGSFSLPGFGKTAAKEWWKVMTGPSQLRFGIPPALKSLVAKLVAMDASDRSHPTRTEYDLTFGLFLVELQRVIGSGADAHISSGIRKALHWLEKRLEDDPPAVAELAAASGLSESHFHRRFKREIGVSPADFILRRKILEAQRRLRAGKSVTTAAMELGFSSSQYFATVFKRYTRVTPTEWLASADRRGMGDV from the coding sequence ATGGCTCGCGAAGAGTGGCTGGACCTGGAAAACACACCCCAGCGGACGATCCACGATTTCCGCCGTCGTTTCGGCGGCAGCGTGGTTGCGCTCGGCCACTACCGCTACGATCGCGCGATGCCGCCGGTTCCCATGCAGCGCAGCGATTCGCGGCTGGTGATCGCCCTGTTGCTCTCCGGCATGCAGCACTACCGCGTGGATGGCGGGGAACACGTGCTGCGCGGCGGCCAGGGATTGAGGCTGCTGCCGGGAGTCCGCTACGGCAGTGGCATGCTTCCGGAGGAACGCGGGGAAATGGTCTGGTTGACCCTTGAGAAACCACACGCCGGCTCTTTCTCGCTGCCCGGGTTCGGAAAAACAGCCGCGAAAGAATGGTGGAAGGTGATGACCGGACCCAGCCAGCTCCGGTTCGGCATTCCACCGGCCTTGAAATCCCTCGTCGCGAAACTGGTGGCGATGGATGCTTCCGACCGATCGCATCCGACGCGGACCGAATACGATCTGACCTTTGGTCTCTTCCTTGTCGAACTCCAGCGCGTCATCGGCTCAGGCGCGGATGCACACATTTCCTCCGGCATCCGCAAGGCCCTGCACTGGCTGGAAAAACGCTTGGAAGACGATCCACCCGCGGTGGCGGAACTGGCTGCGGCCTCGGGACTTTCAGAGAGCCATTTCCATCGCCGCTTCAAGCGGGAGATCGGCGTTTCCCCGGCCGATTTCATCCTGCGGCGGAAGATCCTGGAGGCTCAACGGCGCTTGCGGGCTGGGAAATCCGTGACCACCGCCGCGATGGAACTGGGCTTCAGTTCCTCCCAGTATTTCGCCACCGTGTTCAAGCGCTACACGCGCGTCACGCCGACGGAATGGCTGGCCTCGGCGGATCGCCGGGGCATGGGGGATGTTTGA